AAGGAGGTCATTTCCGGTCTGAACACCGGCACGGGACGCCGGCGAGTGCATCCCTTCCGACCCTTCACCCGGCCCATCAGCCGTCCGCCAGCTTCTGACGCGCCAAGTCGGCCATTTCCACAGCGGCGGACGCTGCCTCCGCCCCCTTGTTGCCATGTTTCAAGCCGGCGCGATTGATGGCCTGCTCGGTGGTCTCCGCCGTGATCAGGCCGTAGGTGATGGGGACGTCCTGCTCCAATGCCAATCGTGACAGGGCCCCCGTCACATGCGAGGCCAGGTATTCGTAATGGTCCGTCTCTCCCCGAATCAGGGTTCCGAGGCAGACCACCGCGTCGCAAATCCCGGCCGTCGCCAGTTTCCGGGCGGCAAATGGGATTTCGAA
The genomic region above belongs to Acidobacteriota bacterium and contains:
- the ribH gene encoding 6,7-dimethyl-8-ribityllumazine synthase, with product MNGADLRIGVVVSRFNDLVTDRLLKGALGVLRRLGVPDDGVTVVHVPGSFEIPFAARKLATAGICDAVVCLGTLIRGETDHYEYLASHVTGALSRLALEQDVPITYGLITAETTEQAINRAGLKHGNKGAEAASAAVEMADLARQKLADG